CCACTGGCTGCGGGCCTGGAACCTGGAGCGCCCCGAGGGGCAGCGGGCGGGTTTCCACGGGCTGGACGTCTACAGCCTCTGGGAGTCGATGCAGGCGATCTTCGACTATCTGGGCGAGGAGGATCCGGCCTCGTTGGAGGCGGCGCAGGAGGCGTACCGCTGCTTCGAGCCGTACGGGAAGAAGGTCGAGGAGTACGGCCTGGCGAGCCGGTTCGTCTCCGCCCGCTGCGAGGAGGAGGTCGTACGGCTGCTGGCGCGTACCCGGGAACAGGCCGCGGCGGACGGCCCGGACCGCTTCGCGGCCTGGCAGAACGCGGAGGTGGTGGCCGGCGCGGAGCGGTACTACCGGGCGATGGTCGGCGGCGGCCCGGAGTCGTGGAACGTCCGGGACATCCACATGGCGGACACCCTGGACCGCCTGCTGGACCGGTACGGCCCGGAGGCCCGCGGCGTCGTCTGGGCGCACAACACGCACGTGGGGGACGCCCGGGCGACCGACATGGCCGCCGACGGCATGGTGAACATCGGCCAGTTGGCGCGGGAGCGGCACGGGGCGGAGTCGGTGGCGCTGGTCGGCTTCGGCAGCTATCGGGGAACCGTGGTGGCCGCGCCGCGCTGGGGTTCGCCGGCCGAGGCGATGGTGGTGCCACCGGCCCGGGAGGGCTCGGTGGAACGGCGGCTGCACGAGCTGCTGCCGGAGCGGGCGGTGCTGGTCTTCGGCGGCCCGGACCAGCCCGACTGGGTCACCCGCCCGATCGACCACCGCGCCATCGGGGTGGTCTACGACCCGAGCTTCGAGTCCTGGGGCAACTACGTCCCCACCCGGCTGGGCGACCGCTACGACGCCTTCGTCTGGTGCGACGAGACGACCGCCCTGCACCCGCTGCCCGCCCTCGTCAGTCCCGGCGAGATGGAGACCTATCCGGCGGGCGTCTGACCGCCCGACGGGAGAGGGGCCCCCGCGTGGCGGGGGCCCCTCCGGTCACACGTTGGCGGGTTCGCGGTCGGCGAGGTGGCTGCGGAGGCCCTCACCCTCCACGTCGACGTTGGGCAGGATCCGGTTGAGCCAGCGCGGGATCCACCAGGCGGCGGTGTTCAGCAGCGACATGACGGCGGGGACGATGGTCATCCGGACCACGAAGGCGTCGATGGCGACGCCGATCGCGAGCGCGAAGCCCATCGACTTGATCACCGGGTCGTCGAGGAAGACGAAGCCGCTGAAGACCGAGATCATGATCAGCGCGGCGGCGGTGACCACCCGGGCACCGTGCCCCATCCCGTTGATGGTCGCCTGCCGGGCGGTGTCCCCGTGTACGAAGTCCTCCCGCATCCGCGAGACCAGGAAGACCTCGTAGTCCATGGCCAGGCCGAACAGGATGCCGATGAGCAGGATCGGCAGGAAGCTGATCAGCGGCGCGGGGGTGTCCAGCCCGACCAGGTCGGCCAGGTGCCCCTGCTGGAACACGGCCACCGTGATGCCGAACGTGGCCGCCACGGTGAGCAGGAAGCCCAGCGCGGCCTTCACCGGCACCAGGATCGAGCGGAACACCAGCATCAGCAGCAGGATGGACAACCCGACCACCAGCAGCAGATAGACCGGCAGGGCGTCGGAGAGCTTCTCCGACACGTCGATGCCGATGGCGGTCACCCCGGTCAGCAGCACCTCGGCGCCCGACACGTCGGCGACCTGCCGGCGGATGTCGTGCACCAGCGTCTCGGTGGCCTCGTCGGTCGGACCGGTCTTCGGGATGACCCCGAGCAGCGCGGTCCGGCCGGTCGGGTCCAGCTGCGGCGGGGCCACCGCCAGCACCCCGTCGGTCCGCTGGATCAGGGCGGTGACCTGCGGGACGGCGGCCTGGGTGGCCTGCGGGGAGTCGGCGGTGACGACCACCGCGAGCCGGCCGGTGAAGCCGGGGCCGAAGCCCTCCCGGATCAGGTCGTTGCTGACCCGGGCCGGGCTGCCCTCCGCCGCGGTGGACGCGTCCGGCAGGGCCAGCCGCATGTCCTGGGCGGGCAGCGCGAGCAGCCCGAGGCCGAGCAGGCCGACCAGGATGACCGGGATCCGCAGCTTCGTCACCCAGTGCGCCCAGCGGAAGCCGAAGCCGGAGCGGTCCTCGGAGCCGGTGGCGTCGGACTCGACGGCCTCCCGGCCGCGCAGCCTGCGGGGGAGCACCCGACGGCCGGCGAAGCCGAGCAGGGCCGGGGCCAGCGTGATCGCGACCAGCACGGCGACGGAGACCGTGCCGGCGGCGGCGAGACCCATCACGGTGAGGAACGGGATGTCCACCACCGCCAGGCCGGCCAGGGCGATGACCACGGTCGCGCCGGCGAAGACCACGGCGGAGCCGGCGGTGCCGACGGCCCGGCCGACCGCCTCCTCGGGGGAGAGCCCGTCGAGCAGGTTCTGCCGGTGCCGGGAGGTGATGAAGAGGGAGTAGTCGATGCCGACGGCGAGACCCAGCATCAGGGCCAGGATCGGCGCGGTGCTGGTCAGCTGGACGGCCCCGCTGAGCGCGAAGAGCCCGGCCATGCCGACACCCACGCCGATCAGCGCGTTCAGCATGGTCATCCCGGCCGCGACCAGCGAGCCGAAGGTGATGACCAGGACGATCGCGGCGACCAGGACGCCGAGC
This genomic interval from Micromonospora sp. CCTCC AA 2012012 contains the following:
- a CDS encoding erythromycin esterase family protein, which gives rise to MLVQRLGAPSDFDPLLARVRDARIVMIGEATHGTYDYYRLREQLTRRLIAEQGFDFVAVEGDWPDCDRVHRSVVCAPGGAADPQVALERFERWPTWMWSNAEVARFCHWLRAWNLERPEGQRAGFHGLDVYSLWESMQAIFDYLGEEDPASLEAAQEAYRCFEPYGKKVEEYGLASRFVSARCEEEVVRLLARTREQAAADGPDRFAAWQNAEVVAGAERYYRAMVGGGPESWNVRDIHMADTLDRLLDRYGPEARGVVWAHNTHVGDARATDMAADGMVNIGQLARERHGAESVALVGFGSYRGTVVAAPRWGSPAEAMVVPPAREGSVERRLHELLPERAVLVFGGPDQPDWVTRPIDHRAIGVVYDPSFESWGNYVPTRLGDRYDAFVWCDETTALHPLPALVSPGEMETYPAGV
- a CDS encoding MMPL family transporter, whose amino-acid sequence is MATLLYRLGRASLRRRWLVAVVWLVVLVGLGVAAATLHGPTASNFTMPGTESQRAIDLLADRFPAASGATGTIAVKAPQAGELLSPAGQAVVKQVTQEAATLPGVVGAVDPYQVKALTPDGRYALIQVQFAGRADDVTDEQRTAYEKVGAQAEAQGWQIAPGGEVLNGEPEVGSTEALGVLVAAIVLVITFGSLVAAGMTMLNALIGVGVGMAGLFALSGAVQLTSTAPILALMLGLAVGIDYSLFITSRHRQNLLDGLSPEEAVGRAVGTAGSAVVFAGATVVIALAGLAVVDIPFLTVMGLAAAGTVSVAVLVAITLAPALLGFAGRRVLPRRLRGREAVESDATGSEDRSGFGFRWAHWVTKLRIPVILVGLLGLGLLALPAQDMRLALPDASTAAEGSPARVSNDLIREGFGPGFTGRLAVVVTADSPQATQAAVPQVTALIQRTDGVLAVAPPQLDPTGRTALLGVIPKTGPTDEATETLVHDIRRQVADVSGAEVLLTGVTAIGIDVSEKLSDALPVYLLLVVGLSILLLMLVFRSILVPVKAALGFLLTVAATFGITVAVFQQGHLADLVGLDTPAPLISFLPILLIGILFGLAMDYEVFLVSRMREDFVHGDTARQATINGMGHGARVVTAAALIMISVFSGFVFLDDPVIKSMGFALAIGVAIDAFVVRMTIVPAVMSLLNTAAWWIPRWLNRILPNVDVEGEGLRSHLADREPANV